The following DNA comes from Cucumis sativus cultivar 9930 chromosome 7, Cucumber_9930_V3, whole genome shotgun sequence.
ACCTTCCCTTGTGTCATTGGGCTCAAATCGGATAGCAAGGTGTGCATGCAAACAAACAACCAAGGGGGATGGGGGCACACTCCAGTGAGGTTAGCAAAAGCGTGTAGTTTGACAAATGTGTGGGGTCACTCAAGTCTGTGCAGTGTCAAGGAGCTACCTTGACCAGCTTTCGGTTTCCTTTAGTCCTCCAACGGGACTAATACTCACAAATAGGTTCATGGCATAAAAATCACTTGAGAGAGATAGAGACGGAAGTAATTAGTGGAAATATCTTCTTTATTGACATAAAAATCACTACACTATACAAGATAATCAAGAGAGAAGAACCACTCTTCAGATatgtgaaaactaaaatgtggATGTGTGTTGGAAAAACCCCAAGCACACTTATATAGTGGGGAAGGGAAGTTATTTGGTGATAGGGGAGTGGCATTAGTGGGTAGTTATTCCTGCCACTTTACATGCTCGGCTACTCCTTTATCAACTACACTATTAGACTAACAAATGGGGTAGTGGACTTTAACTTCCAAAAATAACTCCCCCTCCCACTAATGCTCATTTTTTACCGCCTCCTAGCCTCCATGGATGGATGACAAGTGTCCCTCCACTGACCACTTCTAGTGATGCCACGAGTGCAAAGGAAGTTCCTTCGAACGGTTGCTTGAAAGGTAATGCCCGAGGGTTTGGTGGCATGTCCACTCGAGGGCTTGGTGGCGTGTCTGCCCAACCCGTGGCATTGCTACCCATGGCACTGCCGACGTTCGTGTGTGCCTTGTTTGGCCTGCCatcacacacgcacacactTGCCACCCACTCCATGTGGCAGTTGCTCTCATGCACACCACCCCTGCGCATGTCATGCACCCATGCTCCACAACAGGTGCGCGCAATTCCCACTTATAGCCCTTTGTCCACTGCGTTCAAGAAGGTTAGCGCTGACACATTGGTACTGCCAAATGTGCCACACCCCACCACCTACTTTCTAGGCGCTATGTCTTGTTCGGCCTCCCTAAAAGTTGAGGCATTCACGCACCCATCTTACTCAACCACCGTCATCAGGTGGGGGTCCTAGATGCATTGACCGTTCGTTGACTTCGTCCTCGAGCAGTCCACCATCGATCAGTTGTCACTCTATTGTCTGTGGCCCCATGCCACGACTAACCTCTCAAGGCAAGCTCGATGTTAGTTTTAGGGGTCTGACACCTTGCCTCTAAAAGTCTTTAGCTCCCATCTTCAATCCAGTTTCATTGCCCTCTGAAATTCCCTCCGGTAGAGTTCCAAGTTTCAACCCATCAGccaatttgttttcttcttcttccttctcttcttcgtcCAGATTTGGGAAAAGGgcaaagacaaaaaaaacattcaaaatcaaGACTTTACCGAAACTCTTTAAACCATTCAGCATCCCCAAAACACTTTGTTAGAGAGAGACGTTGAAGGGGGTCTCTAAAAAGAGGTTTACAAAGGCAAAGTTCATTTGATTTCATATCAAAATACTCGTCTTTGGGCTTTTAGAGACAAAATGTGCAAAACTTCAAGCCCCTATCTCTTTCAACAGGCCAATTCCTCAGAGTAAGATCCATCCAAAGTTtaaatactttgttttttctttacctAATTCAAATGTGTAAAGTTCTTGAAAGGTTCTTCTAGCCAAATTTCAGTTCCCTCGTAAAAAATGCTTGTATCAAATTTTAGTTCTCCATTTAGTGTGAGTATTAAGAAAGATTATCATTTGATAAGATCAGATGAGAAGATCAATCGTTGAAAAACCCTTTAGAAATGAGTCTAAATTCTCTGTTTCAAACTGGggaagatttaattttttagaagcATGCCTCTACCTCTGGAATTCCCTCAAAAGCTCATCAATGTGGTATTCCAGCTCATTTAAAGTCCTTTGTTGAAGAATATGGGATAGCTTCGGCTTGAGCACTAAATGGTTCTTcagacatttaattttaaaagatgtaTGGGAATTTAGTGATTCTCAAGGCCCATTGGAAGGATTGTGTAAGGACCCTAGATAGGAAAATAGTGGATTAttaggagaaaataaaaatggttgttaGTGAGGTCATATTAGTAAATAGATAGTAAGTTGGTTAagtctttttgttataaatagtagGAGAGGGGTTGGGGAGAAGTATGAAGAATTTTGTAGAGAGATTTCCTTGTAAGGGAACCTTGGGAGAGTCTAGCCCTCTCGAAAAGCTAGAGTTACTTGTTACTTGTTCTTATGAtcttttagtatatatttcataattaaatgTTCTTTTAAGAGTTCTTGAgatcatcttttcttcttgagaTAATCCTTGTTAGGTGGGATCCTAACAGATTGTTCAACCAAgataatggtttttttttgtaaaatgagaGATTTCATGTTTGGACTTTTTCCTCtacatttctttcttccttgCAGAATTTTGTTCAACCAATTGAAGCTTTGATGGGCTTTTTCACTAGTACACATGCAGTTTTTATTGGTGAGATGAAAGATTTCAACAAGTCTTCCGGGGCACAggattgtatttttaaatcaagCTTGAAGCAGCCAGATTGGTTGCCTTCTCTTGGTGTTTTCCTTTCCATTCGTTTTTTAAGCAATTTGTGATCAAGATTTCAGCTGATTTGGGGCTCCTTGTTGAATGATCTTTCATtttgctttgtatttagttcttgtttttcttgggTTCCAGAGGGTTTTGTCCAGCTCGCtgtatttttaatatgttatCTTGGTTTATGTtgtatttgttcttttagCCTTTTCTAGTCTTGGTAtatttctcttgtactttgagcattagtcttttttattaattataaaaaggcTCGTTTTTcgtttcaaaaagaaaaaatagaaagttgTTTCAAATAAAGCTATGCCAAAATAGTGAAGAGCTACTATTACAAGTAAAATAGTAAAGAGTTACATCACTGAACAAAAGATCAACAGGGCTGGGGATAAAATGACAAGAACCTAAAAGTTGATTATTTGGCACACCCCGTAGTGAAAAATACACAGAACACACCACATAACAAGCAAGAGAAAGaattagtaaaatttaaaataagaacatCAATGATCCCATGAACTTTTTTTACCTGAAGGATAAGCTCCTTAGACTCATTATCTGAAAGAGAGGAAACATAAAAACTCTGCAGATCCTCATGAATTGAGTTCTTGATATATAACCGGGCATCATCATCAACATTAATCCCCACATAGACTAGGCGCAACATCCATAGCCTTTCAGATTTGAAGTTTACGGAGCTGCTCCAGAGAAAATTCTTAAACAGAGGAATGGACTGCAATTGCcaatagaataaagaaaattgggCAGCTTCAGACGTGAATTATAAAGTACAGTGTATGCtagaaatttggaatttgCAAAGAAAATCTAACTGCAACagcaaaaattttgaaatcatgaGCTTAAccaaaaaacttttttttttttttttttgcctcaTGTTCATTCCACATGCATATTTTCACTGATTTCTTATTATAAAACACATATAACTGCTTCGTTAAAGACATGCatcaatcataaaaatattacCTTACTATTCAACCTAGTAGATCGCACCAAAAATTTACTTATTGCTGCATAATGATGATGGGATGGttccaataaaataaaggatGCCTCTGCAGCGAAAAGAGCAATGATGGAAGGAATTCTCTGCCATGGCTCTTCAATGCCGTTCTGCACGTATGTTAAGAGGAGCCGAAGTCTCGTGGTACCCTTTCTTCTCTTACCATTCTGCAAAGAAAAGGTTTTGTCTTGGCTGTAAAAGAGTTGGAGGAAAAACCCATAAACTTTAAAGGGGAAAAAAGTGAAATCCAGTGATGCAGTgcaatattctatttttacttGGGTTAGGTAGACTTAGACTCCACCCTCCATTCAGTTAAGGGAAGTTTGTTTCTTTGGCCAAAAAAACATGTATTCAACTATAAACCTAACAAGTGTATCTAGAGTGTCTCAACACCCTTTGAGCCATGTGAAGCACTCAATCACAAGCTGTTGCACATAGGTatttcattaacaaaaaaaaatatttgtttgatgaaatCAATGCCTTTCAtggagaaaaaaggaaagaatacaagggcatACAGCAATCCAAAAAACCACCCAATTCGGAAACCAACTAAGTAAAATGTTTCTTGCGGAATAATTACAGCAGCTCTTTGAAATCAAAGCCCAAAGGGACACACGAAATCTAACCAAAGACCAAATCTCACTATGCACCTGCTCCCTACCCTGAAACACCCGATTGTTCCTCCCACCCCAAATGTCCCAAATAACCGCGCGCACCCTGACAAGccataaaaaaaactctttattTCTAAAGGGCAGATGGAGGAGAACTCCTCGATTGTCGCACTGACCCTCCACAAACCAACAAAGCTAACACCAAACTCCTGAAGGAAAGAGCTCCAAACAGCTCGAGCATACTGGCAATCCCAATATATATGATCAAGATCTTCCTCTGCCTTCCGCTAAAGCATGCAACAAAAAGGTTCAACAAGCAAAGTTCTCCTCCTAATAAGCCTATCAACGGTATTAACCCGACCAAGCATGACTTACCAAATAAAGAACCTAACTTTCTTAGAAACCTTAGCAGACCACATCAAAAACTGACTCCTTGAGGGGCAGGATCCAACAACAGATGAAACAAGGATTTACAAGTATAACCCCGACTAGGATTAGGGTTCCAAACACTAACATCCCTTCTCCCCTTTCTAAAAAAGCACTCCTCAAGCAAGGAAGAAAGAGAGGCCACCTCCGTCGTTTCCCTAGTGGTTAAATTACGACAGAGCCTGAAAGAGAAAGACACGGGATTCTCATAACAAACCAAAAGATCTGAAATCGTACAATTTTTTGAAGaggataaataataaagatgcagaaataaagaacaaagacAATTCTCCCCTACCCACTGATCCTCCCAAAAATAAGTGTCCTTACCATCCCCCACAAAACAACAAGTAAACCGAGAGAAAGTAAGGAGCTCGAAAGAGATATTTTTCAAGGATTTTTGGAATGTGCCTTTAAGGCCCCTTTTGTCGTCCACTCAAAGGGATGAGAGTCATGCTTGCTCACAATAATCCTATGCCATAAAGAATCAGGTTAGAGAGAAAAGCGCCAGAACCACTTTGCCAACAACGCTCTGTTGCAGATTCTAATATTACCAATCTCTAAACACCCCTAACTCACAGCCGCCCCACCACCTCCCAACTTACCAAATACGACCCATGACCTTCATCCACCCCCTCACGCAGAGAATCTCTCATGTACTTTTCAATGCTCTTGTACACCAAACGAGGGGCCCTGAACAAGGAAAGGTAATACACTGGGATCCCACTCAGCATGGATCCAATCAGAGTCAATCTACCAGCTTTGGAGAAGAACCCTTTCTTCCACACCGCCAATCACTTATGTATTTTCTTACAAATGGGATCCCAAaaggattaaaaaatatatatgctaTATAACCAAATTCCAAAATGAGAACATTGTAAAAGCAAGTAAACAATTACAAGAGCCATAGAACTACAAACCACATACACCTAATTCCAGCTAAATTAAACTCTACTTTTATGCCCCTAAATATGGCTTCGtttcttttgcatattttctcacttttttatCTGAATTCTAATACGCATTCCATTATTGAATTCTTTTAAAGGTGATAAACACATGTTTTCACACATAAGACAGTAGTGTCACCAAAACACTAAAAATTCTTCACAGCATTCTTTACAAGCCTGGCTATCCTCTGCTAAATCAACTAGaaaccatattttaaaaagaatattaggATTACCTCCACCGTGTTTTTCAGTGCCCCAAGAGTTCCGTAGcctaattttcttaatttgtcaTTAGCTGAAGACAAACTAACAAATGCAACTGCAAGCAAACCCAAAGTAGCAAATTCTAAAGCTTCGATGTATCCCATTGACAGAGCATGAATCGAAAACCGCAAGACATAAATCGGATCATATCGTTCAGGTTCAGTACCATGATAATGTCCCTGCATCAGTGCATTAGGGTATTCATTTGGAACAGAAAAGTATAAACAAATTGTAAGAAGACTTTTAATTTGTGGCAATACATGatactaaaattattgtttaccTTAAAGAGATCATCTAGATCCTTTACTCGATATTTCTTCAAACGTGATTCTTCATCCGATTCAGTTCTATCATAAGGAAACCATAGCACCGTGGACACACATATTCTGGGATCAACAGGAAGATTTTCTCTAAATTGATTTCGATGACGTTCTTTAACAGCTTCAGCATCATTGCTGATATTTGAGGAAGGTTCCTGCTCTAGAAGCCGTTCTTTTGAAACTCCCAATACAGCATTCCCCCATAAGAAATCCATTTGGACTTGATTTTTTGCATCTGATCCAATTATAGTTTCAATGTCATTTAATGTCATCAAGATAGTAGAGTCAGTTTCACTGACAGTGGCACCATAAGAAGACAGAAGCAGTGCATACAGTTCTCTGAAATTTATGGTATCATCTTTTCCATAGCCACCATGGCATACCTTCATCAGCACAAGTATGTGGACCAACTTAACAATTACCAACCGTTTCAAGTCTGTCTGAGTGGCTTTTGAATCTTGCTTGAAATTTGTTTCCCGCTGACTACTTGATGGTATAACAAGTGATCTTAGTATGCTGGACATCGGCCTCAAAAAAGTTTCAATGGAATGAGAAGGTTTTGGAGTTGATTGGATAGTGGGAGCAAACTGGGAGTGTGCAAGAAGCAGCTGCAAATATGCATCTACTGCGAACTTGCCATCAGATAACAAATCTAGAATGCTGTAAAGAATGTTTACTGTTGTTGGATCCTCGAACCTATACAAGAGGGAAAATCTCATCAATTGCTCTAGGAAGGGAATGGATGGTTGTTTGACAAGCGCACCATGCATTTCTGTGCTGAGTTCAAGAATATTGTTCAGTAAGAAAAGCTCCAAGTATCTGAATAACCTTGATTTGCCCATTTCTTTCTCATAAATATCAGAGATAAAAGCAAATCTTTTCACTATCCACTGCCAGATGCCCACCAAAGTATTCAAGTACTGCAATCTTGAGGATTCTTCATTATTTGACCTTCTTGCTGAAGATTGTTCTGTTGACTCGTCTTCTCCTGAAAAAGATTGAATGCCGCAGCCTTCTGGAAATAACAACACCCTACAAAATGATATCTTCGAAACAACCTTGCTGAGAAAATTGAATACCTGGTTTGGTGAATAAGAGTCAAGTTCATCAACCTCAAATCCTAAAACTTCATCAGTTGAACAAGAAGCTGggaaaatgtaattaaaaactttCAATCGCATCTTCACTGTCACCAGATCTCCATTAAGTGCAAAGCAGTGCCTTAGCATACCCACTGCTTTTCCAAGAAGACTGTTATTAACAAGATCAATAAAATCTCGAGTAGTTGATGGAATTAAATCACCAAATTCTTCGTCGAAAGTACTATTAGTCACAAAGATCTTCCATTTACGAAAAAGAATTCTTGAATATGCTGAAGATATGACTTTGGAATTATAACAGCATTTCTTTCCAAACTTCGCAACAACTGAATTCAAGTATGTCAAAGAACTGGGCAGAAGAATCAAAAGTTTGTCTTCCATCTCATTGTCCATGTGACGAGAATGCCTGTCCATAATATCCACAATGGAGTGCCCAAAGATTGACAAATGCAAGGAGCTAGCCTcagtaagaaaaaacaacagtTTAGCTTTTTCCTTGTTGGTCCTATCGAAGCAATAAGAAATCAACTCACTAGGCATGTTCATAATAGATCTGAACGTTGCTAAATGTATTTGATCAAAGTATTCACATAGCATGGATTTCTTAGCACAAATAGCCTTAACCACTTCAAGCAAGCATGCATCTGCAAACTCTGATTTGTAATGTACTGCAAATACATTTGTTTTAGTGTAAATTTCATCAATGATGTTACATACATCCTTCTCATCCATTTTCCTGAGTAAATGGTACGGTAATCTTTTAGATAATGGTAACTGCAAATAGCCTGTAACATCTTTAAAAGCAATGACAGCAATACCGAATCCAAATGATAGACCATGAATCTGGGTCATTTCAGATTTCTGTACGACAAAGCCATTGGTATTTACTCTCTTTAATATCCAAATCACTAAttcaagaagatcaaaaggaaatataaaatgatttaaagaGTGTAAAGCAAAAAACAGGGGGAGAAGCGGTATTGGGTCCATTGTCTCAGTAAAGATATCAAATCGGTCCCTGAACTCAGATAATAGCCTCTGTATGAAGACATTAAAAGTCTCCACTACCCCTCTGAATGTCGAATCTTGGTCATCACATGAGGTTATGAGATACTCACAAGAAGTGGTCAATAAGTTGACAATGTGATGATCTAATATATTAACACTCTTCCGAGACAACTGAACCAAAGattccaaatttaaatcaatagcATCGAACACCAAGTTCCCAGGACAGTTTAGGGAGCAGGACAAAGATGATATTACAGCAGGATGAGAGAAGATGGTTTCTGCTACATCTTGAACCTCTAGCCTTAACAGAGAGCCCTTGTAATCTCCTACAGCAACAGATTGAGTTCTTGTAGCTAGCAACTTAGCTAAGATGTTCTGAACAAGTACAATGCAAATTTGGGAAAGCTTCTCAAGTTCAACTAAAGGCTTAAATCTATAAGAGATCCGTATTTGATACATCCAAAATAGGACTAGCTGTAAATAAGGCAATAGAAGATGATCAAATGTCAACTCACTTAGTTTTAGCAGAAGGAAATCTTGTATCTTCAGGAGTACGAGAGAATTGGAATGATGAGTGCACATAATTGCAGGAAATAATACATGAAATGGAGTTTTCTTCAAGAAGGTGGAAAATCCAAGGGACGATGCttcaattttatcaaactccatgttacaatttttttcttcgtcGTTCATTAAGTGACAATGATCAGCAAAAACATCTTCCCTAGGCATAGTAGAAATTCTGCGGGAGAAGAGTAATAGATTTTTCAATGGTCTCCACTCACAGTTTGAACTTCCAGATTCCACATCTAAAGGACCATGGTCGTCAAATCTCTTAGACAAGATAGATTCAATCGCTGAGGCCAGTAATTGAGCATCAACCTAtcacaaataaatacataatttgATGTCAGTTTTTAAACAACCTCACTACTAGAAACCCTCATAAAAATAACGTGCACCTGAGTCTGCAGGAGATACTTTAGCGTACTGCTCACATAATTAGATATAGCGGCTTTGTCAAGTTGGGTGAAGGTTACAGAATCAGAATTGAGCAATCTTAGACACTTCTGCAGAACACATATGACGATTGGGCTGAAATTAGGTGAGACATCTgcaaaaagaacaataaaatgaCAGATGGAAGTGTATGCTTCATGAGTTCCAAATATTTGTGGTTAAATGTATAAAGGCCATGTGAAATTGTaagaaaattaggaaaaaaggGTAACAGTAACATCATCTTTTCAACATAAAGTCAAGCGCCTCAACAATTGGTTTATCAAGTTAATCCAGAAAATATGTGATTAAGTAAAACAAAGCAGCTGagataaaaggaagaaagtcTACGTATACAACTTACAAATTACCTTTAGCACCTTTTAA
Coding sequences within:
- the LOC101215477 gene encoding uncharacterized protein LOC101215477 isoform X4, whose amino-acid sequence is MDARNANLEAKLKELLFKINSLEVKICSDATKEFIKLLTGDNGCKLLNLYAKTSPKCSELLDAWKLQRGKAGMPYIFSLVSAILSHPDGIYRVNDLERLSTSRVLDMLARSLVEECLGDINSELGSQEVKRQNAALLLMSSIVRRGSRLASQVAKNFDFKLRAFSKLTEFRQKPSQKRSKHSSRKLFVGFAMSFLEVGKPELLRWVLQQREVYAGVLRGLANDDEETITYVLSTLRDKVLVDESLVPPGLRSVLFGSVTLEQLATICERENGGLAAETAYQVLTMVCTDPCNGLMPSLKRCPNPLKGNPKRLLDLMKKLKATGVIYHRDLLLAIIRGQPAFCSTYLEEFPYNLEDFLSSNWFSVVSLIVKLVSSVSSGLSTESIVSQSDDTTLFDSTYLKSILRCLSSRPFNRSTINKGLLHSNILVKHGTLRLLLEALKLVDSLFVVLNKASSINTEKMLYWLSLKQELENEVQILLPDPQVLLTLLSSLASQSRVQGVNLKRTSGLERSFHGVKKLKTTSPDRDTDIIVIGVVSNPDIDEKMGDICTVETSEPERELMISVAELWDLDPLSALVEVKDAEMYFVSKLLNGLTIYHRRLPHTLEGSFEFFINLLGNPLLLPTILQHSLLSLLIEYIPSSSVRSTHFRTPPGMYKHLQPFITLFIRSPDNGIRDKAYYLAQASILSTGALDQNVYEGGSWFLFLSNYDRETSFMELGKESSENLIYTVISFLCDAISTVGNNLFKYWGIVKSYTDQLKGAKDVSPNFSPIVICVLQKCLRLLNSDSVTFTQLDKAAISNYVSSTLKYLLQTQVDAQLLASAIESILSKRFDDHGPLDVESGSSNCEWRPLKNLLLFSRRISTMPREDVFADHCHLMNDEEKNCNMEFDKIEASSLGFSTFLKKTPFHVLFPAIMCTHHSNSLVLLKIQDFLLLKLSELTFDHLLLPYLQLVLFWMYQIRISYRFKPLVELEKLSQICIVLVQNILAKLLATRTQSVAVGDYKGSLLRLEVQDVAETIFSHPAVISSLSCSLNCPGNLVFDAIDLNLESLVQLSRKSVNILDHHIVNLLTTSCEYLITSCDDQDSTFRGVVETFNVFIQRLLSEFRDRFDIFTETMDPIPLLPLFFALHSLNHFIFPFDLLELVIWILKRVNTNGFVVQKSEMTQIHGLSFGFGIAVIAFKDVTGYLQLPLSKRLPYHLLRKMDEKDVCNIIDEIYTKTNVFAVHYKSEFADACLLEVVKAICAKKSMLCEYFDQIHLATFRSIMNMPSELISYCFDRTNKEKAKLLFFLTEASSLHLSIFGHSIVDIMDRHSRHMDNEMEDKLLILLPSSLTYLNSVVAKFGKKCCYNSKVISSAYSRILFRKWKIFVTNSTFDEEFGDLIPSTTRDFIDLVNNSLLGKAVGMLRHCFALNGDLVTVKMRLKVFNYIFPASCSTDEVLGFEVDELDSYSPNQVFNFLSKVVSKISFCRVLLFPEGCGIQSFSGEDESTEQSSARRSNNEESSRLQYLNTLVGIWQWIVKRFAFISDIYEKEMGKSRLFRYLELFLLNNILELSTEMHGALVKQPSIPFLEQLMRFSLLYRFEDPTTVNILYSILDLLSDGKFAVDAYLQLLLAHSQFAPTIQSTPKPSHSIETFLRPMSSILRSLVIPSSSQRETNFKQDSKATQTDLKRLVIVKLVHILVLMKVCHGGYGKDDTINFRELYALLLSSYGATVSETDSTILMTLNDIETIIGSDAKNQVQMDFLWGNAVLGVSKERLLEQEPSSNISNDAEAVKERHRNQFRENLPVDPRICVSTVLWFPYDRTESDEESRLKKYRVKDLDDLFKGHYHGTEPERYDPIYVLRFSIHALSMGYIEALEFATLGLLAVAFVSLSSANDKLRKLGYGTLGALKNTVENGKRRKGTTRLRLLLTYVQNGIEEPWQRIPSIIALFAAEASFILLEPSHHHYAAISKFLVRSTRLNSKSIPLFKNFLWSSSVNFKSERLWMLRLVYVGINVDDDARLYIKNSIHEDLQSFYVSSLSDNESKELILQRRKKKKTNWLMG
- the LOC101215477 gene encoding uncharacterized protein LOC101215477 isoform X1; translated protein: MDARNANLEAKLKELLFKINSLEVKICSDATKEFIKLLTGDNGCKLLNLYAKTSPKCSELLDAWKLQRGKAGMPYIFSLVSAILSHPDGIYRVNDLERLSTSRVLDMLARSLVEECLGDINSELGSQEVKRQNAALLLMSSIVRRGSRLASQVAKNFDFKLRAFSKLTEFRQKPSQKRSKHSSRKLFVGFAMSFLEVGKPELLRWVLQQREVYAGVLRGLANDDEETITYVLSTLRDKVLVDESLVPPGLRSVLFGSVTLEQLATICERENGGLAAETAYQVLTMVCTDPCNGLMPSLKRCPNPLKGNPKRLLDLMKKLKATGVIYHRDLLLAIIRGQPAFCSTYLEEFPYNLEDFLSSNWFSVVSLIVKLVSSVSSGLSTESIVSQSDDTTLFDSTYLKSILRCLSSRPFNRSTINKGLLHSNILVKHGTLRLLLEALKLVDSLFVVLNKASSINTEKMLYWLSLKQELENEVQILLPDPQVLLTLLSSLASQSRVQGVNLKRTSGLERSFHGVKKLKTTSPDRDTDIIVIGVVSNPDIDEKMGDICTVETSEPERELMISVAELWDLDPLSALVEVKDAEMYFVSKLLNGLTIYHRRLPHTLEGSFEFFINLLGNPLLLPTILQHSLLSLLIEYIPSSSVRSTHFRTPPGMYKHLQPFITLFIRSPDNGIRDKAYYLAQASILSTGALDQNVYEGGSWFLFLSNYDRETSFMELGKESSENLIYTVISFLCDAISTVGNNLFKYWGIVKSYTDQLKGAKDVSPNFSPIVICVLQKCLRLLNSDSVTFTQLDKAAISNYVSSTLKYLLQTQVDAQLLASAIESILSKRFDDHGPLDVESGSSNCEWRPLKNLLLFSRRISTMPREDVFADHCHLMNDEEKNCNMEFDKIEASSLGFSTFLKKTPFHVLFPAIMCTHHSNSLVLLKIQDFLLLKLSELTFDHLLLPYLQLVLFWMYQIRISYRFKPLVELEKLSQICIVLVQNILAKLLATRTQSVAVGDYKGSLLRLEVQDVAETIFSHPAVISSLSCSLNCPGNLVFDAIDLNLESLVQLSRKSVNILDHHIVNLLTTSCEYLITSCDDQDSTFRGVVETFNVFIQRLLSEFRDRFDIFTETMDPIPLLPLFFALHSLNHFIFPFDLLELVIWILKRVNTNGFVVQKSEMTQIHGLSFGFGIAVIAFKDVTGYLQLPLSKRLPYHLLRKMDEKDVCNIIDEIYTKTNVFAVHYKSEFADACLLEVVKAICAKKSMLCEYFDQIHLATFRSIMNMPSELISYCFDRTNKEKAKLLFFLTEASSLHLSIFGHSIVDIMDRHSRHMDNEMEDKLLILLPSSLTYLNSVVAKFGKKCCYNSKVISSAYSRILFRKWKIFVTNSTFDEEFGDLIPSTTRDFIDLVNNSLLGKAVGMLRHCFALNGDLVTVKMRLKVFNYIFPASCSTDEVLGFEVDELDSYSPNQVFNFLSKVVSKISFCRVLLFPEGCGIQSFSGEDESTEQSSARRSNNEESSRLQYLNTLVGIWQWIVKRFAFISDIYEKEMGKSRLFRYLELFLLNNILELSTEMHGALVKQPSIPFLEQLMRFSLLYRFEDPTTVNILYSILDLLSDGKFAVDAYLQLLLAHSQFAPTIQSTPKPSHSIETFLRPMSSILRSLVIPSSSQRETNFKQDSKATQTDLKRLVIVKLVHILVLMKVCHGGYGKDDTINFRELYALLLSSYGATVSETDSTILMTLNDIETIIGSDAKNQVQMDFLWGNAVLGVSKERLLEQEPSSNISNDAEAVKERHRNQFRENLPVDPRICVSTVLWFPYDRTESDEESRLKKYRVKDLDDLFKGHYHGTEPERYDPIYVLRFSIHALSMGYIEALEFATLGLLAVAFVSLSSANDKLRKLGYGTLGALKNTVENGKRRKGTTRLRLLLTYVQNGIEEPWQRIPSIIALFAAEASFILLEPSHHHYAAISKFLVRSTRLNSKSIPLFKNFLWSSSVNFKSERLWMLRLVYVGINVDDDARLYIKNSIHEDLQSFYVSSLSDNESKELILQVMKKSVKLQRMAFYLVENGLFSWLCSIISTSSRRLTEDQKSIFPKQLALVLEVVNNVISFRNICEWLQKDALEQLMEFSSNIFKILVGGEQLLLIEGALVNQILQIITSVLRISQKRKIFQPHFTFSIEGLFHIYQAVHKLDCTRLGSNSASGLKMILMNMPQISLLRMDPKRCSGFLSWAVSTALEFDSRMIAKESHLGLISESDEEHFDESLTSKLLRWLSASAILGKVSLKFDCMHLRTSERLSGTLYSLLEHVKNTRDDNSLQEFGCEGLLAANIFYLQQHLQSSFMVLPVVISALCLLLFDALISADLFHSEGADLAQHLSKIRCPEEVNPAWRWTFYQPWKDYSLELTNLQKMDEVHACQTLQLVISNILSKKPLDLQVLLPQDIEISRVFEWERNLIRTQDSNPQQKKVSL